From the Manihot esculenta cultivar AM560-2 chromosome 14, M.esculenta_v8, whole genome shotgun sequence genome, the window ATAAATCAAGTACAGGAATTTTTTCCATATCAGCCCAATTAGTGGATAtcttcatgctaaaactttggAAATCGGTCACAATTGCATACCATACTCGGTGCAATTAGAAACTCTCAGACACAATCTTAAGATGCAAGCCTATTTCCTCGTTAAGTTAGAAGCCACTTATCTCACAAGAAATCAAATACTCATAGTGCATAGGCATACCCAAACTGAAAATTAGATGTTTCCCGCCACTATAAAAGCTAATATAACTGTATGCCAGATCATATTTACCACAGGAAAGTAGCCAGGTTAGGTCAACTTTTTCAAATTACAAAGTAGGTAGGCTTGAAAAACAACATAGACAAAGGAACACCTTTAAGAATGAACACAATCTTATACGACCACAAAGATAATTGtttaggaaaaagaaaaggaaggtgcagaacatactgaatatttcttttaaatggcCCTCATGCACATTTCTGCTGAGGGCATCAACATGAAGAACACGAGACTCACGAATGGGAGAGGTCTTCCTGAAATCAGTGCCATTCACAGGGATGAGTTACAAATAACAGATGAAAAATTGTTCAACCACTTCCCAAGTCCTTGTCAAAATACATTGCAACTTCACCTTGGAGGCGGAGAAGTTTTTCTAGACTGTGGCGGCGGAGTGCGACCACGTTTAGGCACTTCAGCAGGACTGCAAAAAAAGGgggacaatttttttttcaacaacCACAAATGAAAATAATGTTAAGGCATAAAACGATATCAAATTAAATGCATGCTTAACATAACGATTGCTCATCCTAATCTCTCTCTCTGCCATCAGAATTCTTATACTACAAGGCTCTAAAAGAACTGGAATACACAGATCGCGTTGATTGGTTACATTCTAAAGAGCTACAATGATTACGTTCTAAAATGATAACAAGCACAACTCAGCTAAACTGCAAGAGTCATACAAAGAGTGAAGAACCTATCTTTACCAAACTGGTAAGGCAACAGTTCAAAAACCTAATTTCCTCCATTCTCCTACGCATTCTTTATTTGTGTCATCAACTAAAAGAATGTCATTGTGCCTTCACAACCGAGTATCCAGTTTCCCAACAACCAAACAGATAGacataaattataaacataAAGAACGAAAGCGATAAAACAGAAATAAGgaagggaagaaaaaaaaaagccattACCTCTTCCTCTGAGCAGGAGGACTGCGACTACCAGAGCTGAGGCTGCGAGAAGGAGATGAAGACGAAGAGAACGATCGAGAGCGAGAACGAGAACGGGAGGATAATGACCGGGAGCGAGAGCTAGACCGTGAATCTGAACCGGAGTAAGAGCGTGACCGTGATTTGGAGCGGGACCGGGAGGAAGATGCGGACCTTGAAGGCCGCGAGGGACGGCCTCGCGTTGGCTTGGCCATGGACGGAAGGGCGACACAGTGGATAAGAAACCCTAGGTAAACCCCTAGGACGGTGAAAATTAGTGGAAATGAAGACGATGCAAGAACCGTACGGGCTTATCTGGGGCAGTGCTTTTACTTGTGCACAGCGAAAATTCTAAATGGCCAATATGGGAAAAGAAAATACCGGTTCGGTTTCCGACTATCTtttataaattacattttaatttttaaattttaatgtgattaaaaaattagtacttttattttttaaattcaacccttaaatttatatttttaatttatttaaaatttaatccatCTATCTATTAGCAGCAGatatataaattgaaatatatttttttctctttttaaatttaagatattaattaaaattataatttttattaaatattttaatccttCAATTATTATTTCATAATACATTTCAGTgtaatgaaaaaatttaataaatattgaatactTCAGTCCTTCATtattattcataatatatttaactcaatatcaatatcataatattaatcataattcaaattatcaaattcaattaattttaaatatttttatttttcaattatcaTTCATTACCACACTTCAATTCCTACAATTTAAAtgtatgaaataaataatattttagaaaataattatctttttatattttttattatccaGCTACTTTTAATTTAAcgtttcaaataaataaaagaattaattttttaataggttaaaaatatatagatttaaatatttaattttaaaaatataatgactaatttgttaattatattaaaatttaagaattaaaatataatttatttttttatttagtattaGGGTGAATTATTGTTGAATTATACGTTTTGTTTAATTGATTTGAACGGTGAACCTATATTGAACATATAAACAAAGAAAGTATCTTATTTAAATgtgaaattgaaataattagaaaaaaacaACATTATTTTAAACccactataaaaaaattttaataagtaaTATGGTGTAATTTGtaattcattatttattaataaatacatactaaaatatatctaaattctcaattttaaatGTTAGGAGTTAAACGTTGCATTAAGACGATATTTCTAGCACGCGAAAGATTTCAAGAACTATGCAAGGATTGTTCGGTTGAGATATGCCACTAAATCATAATAAACCCTCGAGGTCTTTAGCTGAGATATGAGGTTGAATTCCATGATCAATGGATTTGCATACCACTGAGATTTTCATATTGTCGAGTAACAGATTGTTGATGATAAGGGTTTTCTGGGTGTTGGTTTCTTGGCCACGTGAAAGTGAGTTTGTCGATCAATAGGGAGATCTTCATGCTGGTTTCTGTAAAACCGATCGAGAATCCATTGACAATTTATTTGGGTTTGTGCCTTTTGCATCTCAATCAAAGCTAATTTATCTAATTTTGTTGGAAGGTAGCCGAGAATGAAAAGGTTTGGATTATATATTGTTGATATTgttgttaattaatttatgtcCATAGTTGCTAAATGGGTTCCTTCAATTGTGGTCCATTCTACTTTGAAAAAGGCCATGTGGATCATAGGGATCCAAGAAGGTGGGGAAAAATGCAAGCTGAGAGTTGAGGGATAGATCTCGAGAAATTGGTTATTAATTggtagaagaagaaagagaaacgTACTTCATTCTTGCtctcatatttttcatatcatataGAATAAGCACATGAATTTATTGAATGAAGTTAAAATCAGAGAGAAGCTTATTGATTTGTAACAATGGCCAAAAGAAATACTAATATAATATAAACCCTTGaggaaatttattgataaagGATCAAGATTGACGAAAAGATGAACAAAATCCCATGATGAGTACGTATACAAAATACCCAAATCATGGTCTTCAATTACCAAAGGGTGCACTTGATCCAACAAACTCAATATGGAGTTAGAGAATTATTAacataaaagaaatcaatatggTATTTAATTTCACTACCTTACATGAATACAGAATAGAAAAATGATCAAGTCCCTTTGATGACTAGACCAATAATAAAGAGCTTTAATTTCCATTTCAGAAGACATAGAGATCAGCCAATTCCTCCAAGGAATCCAAGCTGAGATTAGTAGGATCAGCATTTTCAAGCATCCACAAGAGATGATCAAAGAGAACTACCTCACATTTCACAACCAAAACCTCCTCTCCATGCTTCTGCTTAGACTTCTCAATTAGAGCATTAACTAGAGGATGGCTCAAGTACTTGGAGTTAATCACGTAACGCTTTCTTGTGCTTCCGACGAATATAGTTTCATGCTCTTCTTGTTCATCTTGATGAAGCTTGTCAGTACCCCAAACATCTTCTCTAGTGGATTTGGACCTAAGGCTGCTGTAGGATGAAGATCTTCCAAGTTGCCTTGACAAGCTCTTGCACTTCCTTAGTATCAAGTTAATCTTCTTCATGATTTGGTGTTTGTTtatagaaagaaagaaagaaagaaagaaagaaagaaagaaaagatttGGAGATAGGAGACTTGCTGTACACTCAGGAAATGTATATAGGAGTTGGGTAGAGAGAAGGTGGTGGGTGCAATGTCATTGTTTTCCGGTGCTTGAAATGTGGGGTATGGCTTTTGCAAACCCAACATTTTTATTGTTAGTGACATAAACAAGTCATCTTTTTTTCGATGAATCGATCTTATGGTGGGGGCTTTTACACGCACAAAAAGACACCTATGCCAATTTCTCATCTCAACCCATgctctccaccacctgcagcgCCACGCCCACCGTTTCCTTTTCACACCCATTTGTCTCTTCTTACAGCGCAATAGTCATATGCACAAATCTTGCTTAATGTGATTcattatgattaattttatagtataaaattcAAGTCTTGGATAAAATTAGACCCTAACtaggttttttaaaaaaatggtcATGGGAATGAAAcaacagagaagaagagaaagaaagtgGAAAAGGGGAGAGAGAGCGGAGTCCCACTGGAATATGAAGTGATTGACTAACTGCTTAACCTTTCATTGTTAAGTGACAAAATAAGTGCACGTGGACCGTTTTCTTCTTTATCCCTACATACCCCTTTACCCCTAACAAGGCTGCTTTTGGAACTTGCAGTTTcaatgtaaatttaaaaaaaaaaaaaaaaaaaacttttttataataaaatatagtgaattgatagaaaaaaaaaaaaagataccaTAATTTTAGATGTAAAGAAGACATGATATTGTATTGGCTTAACCAAAAACCACACAGCCAGGGAGAGACAGACACCCACTTGCTACAAAGATTACGTGCACATGTTATCCAGGCATGGGCTCTTCTCAAACCCTGGAACCATTCATTTCATATAACTAAATCTATTATTCATTAACAGACGATGAATATTCCAGCAGTCTACTGCCTACATCACATGCATCTAATCTAATTACTCCATGAATTTCAATCTCTCTTCACCATTTCCTTTTCTTGTCACTTTATAGTGAGCAGCAGATGCTGCCTCATGTCATGTCTAACCATTGGCTTTTTCCTTAAAATGGTGAAACCCAGAAAACATGCTCATCTACCATGTCTGCAAATTGGTTCCTTTCTCTTCTGTAATACtaaattgttaataaaatatcatGTCCAACTTGGACTCAGCCCTATTtctgattttaaattaatatacttTAGTCATTTTAATGGTAG encodes:
- the LOC110600348 gene encoding auxin-responsive protein SAUR77 produces the protein MKKINLILRKCKSLSRQLGRSSSYSSLRSKSTREDVWGTDKLHQDEQEEHETIFVGSTRKRYVINSKYLSHPLVNALIEKSKQKHGEEVLVVKCEVVLFDHLLWMLENADPTNLSLDSLEELADLYVF